In the Flavobacterium sp. J372 genome, one interval contains:
- a CDS encoding DUF2089 domain-containing protein: MNIQNKLPVVCPSCASSLNVAQLACPNCSTGVSGNFPLPVFLQLTADEQEFILKFFLTSGSIKEVAAQIGNSYPTVRNRLDDLIEKVKKLQKTHE, translated from the coding sequence ATGAATATCCAAAATAAACTTCCGGTGGTTTGCCCAAGTTGTGCATCATCACTCAATGTGGCGCAGCTGGCCTGCCCCAATTGCAGTACAGGCGTTTCGGGCAACTTCCCGCTGCCCGTTTTCCTGCAGCTCACGGCCGATGAGCAGGAATTCATCCTGAAGTTCTTCCTCACAAGCGGAAGCATAAAAGAAGTCGCCGCACAAATCGGCAACAGCTACCCCACCGTGCGCAACCGGCTTGACGATCTTATAGAGAAAGTAAAAAAATTACAGAAAACCCATGAATAA
- a CDS encoding type II toxin-antitoxin system ParD family antitoxin, with translation MAKNTSVLLGDHFESFIQEEIASGRFNSASEVVRTALRLLELQEQKIKQLRNAIEIGEKSGFVSNFDPEAHLAELQKKHL, from the coding sequence ATGGCAAAGAACACTTCGGTTTTATTAGGAGACCACTTCGAAAGTTTTATCCAGGAAGAAATTGCTTCCGGACGTTTTAATTCGGCAAGCGAAGTCGTTCGGACTGCGTTGCGGCTTTTAGAATTGCAGGAACAAAAGATAAAGCAATTAAGGAACGCAATTGAAATTGGAGAGAAGAGTGGCTTTGTTTCAAACTTTGACCCTGAAGCTCATTTAGCAGAACTTCAGAAAAAGCATTTATGA
- a CDS encoding type II toxin-antitoxin system RelE/ParE family toxin, translating into MKGYRISRKALEDIDTIWIYTKANWSVNQANRYYKLIYQEIDYIVEDFESGKDISDIKPGYRQAKVKSHFIIYRKGEDNAIEIVRILHQMMDIPNRL; encoded by the coding sequence ATGAAAGGTTATCGGATAAGTAGAAAAGCTTTAGAAGATATTGATACCATCTGGATTTACACTAAGGCGAATTGGTCTGTTAACCAGGCAAATCGATACTACAAGCTGATTTATCAGGAGATTGATTATATCGTCGAAGATTTTGAGAGCGGAAAAGATATTAGTGATATTAAACCCGGTTACAGACAAGCAAAAGTAAAATCACATTTTATCATCTATAGAAAAGGTGAGGATAACGCAATTGAAATTGTGAGGATTTTGCATCAGATGATGGATATTCCGAATAGGCTATAA
- the trmB gene encoding tRNA (guanosine(46)-N7)-methyltransferase TrmB, translating into MGSKNKLKRFRENETFDNVLQPTREEAVSGSFPLKGKWNSDFFKNDNPIVLELGCGKGEYSVGLAERYPNKNFIGIDIKGARFWRGAKTAVEAGMRNVGFLRTQIELINHFFAEGEVSEIWITFPDPQIKYKRTKHRMTNSAFLQLYKKILKPDGLMHLKTDSEFMHGYTLGLLHGEGHNVLYANHNVYRNEGAPEVVTSIQTFYEKQYLELGKPITYIQFKIK; encoded by the coding sequence GTGGGAAGTAAGAATAAACTAAAGCGCTTCAGGGAAAACGAGACATTTGATAATGTGCTGCAGCCAACCCGTGAGGAGGCTGTAAGCGGCAGTTTTCCGCTGAAGGGCAAATGGAACAGTGACTTTTTTAAGAACGACAACCCGATAGTGCTGGAACTCGGTTGCGGCAAAGGCGAGTACAGCGTTGGCCTGGCCGAACGTTACCCTAATAAGAATTTTATCGGCATTGATATAAAAGGGGCCCGTTTCTGGCGTGGCGCCAAGACTGCCGTTGAAGCCGGTATGCGCAATGTGGGTTTCCTCCGCACGCAGATAGAGCTCATCAACCACTTTTTTGCCGAAGGTGAGGTCAGCGAGATCTGGATCACTTTCCCCGACCCGCAAATTAAATACAAGCGTACCAAGCACCGCATGACCAATTCGGCATTCCTGCAGCTTTACAAAAAGATTTTGAAGCCCGACGGGCTTATGCATCTTAAAACTGACAGTGAATTTATGCACGGGTATACCCTTGGCCTGCTTCACGGCGAGGGCCACAATGTGCTGTACGCCAACCATAATGTATACCGCAACGAGGGCGCGCCTGAAGTTGTGACATCTATACAAACTTTCTATGAAAAGCAGTATCTTGAGCTCGGTAAGCCAATTACTTATATTCAATTCAAAATAAAATAA